A section of the Telopea speciosissima isolate NSW1024214 ecotype Mountain lineage chromosome 3, Tspe_v1, whole genome shotgun sequence genome encodes:
- the LOC122653496 gene encoding uncharacterized protein LOC122653496, which produces MLGVLCARPKSWIFTALSLVHPIVHPRIFASPISFVSGGDLSRRHNHSTECRLSSIGDGAGAASIWHAILPSGGGDRRSFDHLRLGIHHEQKGEGSWNVALDVRPARWLHRSDSAWLLFGVCSCLSSSSDCCGGNFGVGVEESVCVGDTDEIRLESNEKCSVDSDGYKVTGVHADGRCLFRAISHGACLRSGEEAPDETRQKELADDLRARVADELLKRREETEWFIEEDFDLYVKGIQQPNAWGGEPELLMASHVLRIPISVFMRDKSSGRLISIANYGQEYGKDYQSPVKVLFHRYGHYDLLETF; this is translated from the exons ATGCTTGGGGTATTGTGCGCACGCCCCAAGTCTTGGATCTTCACGGCACTTTCTTTAGTTCACCCGATTGTTCATCCCCGGATTTTCGCAAGCCCCATTTCCTTTGTAAGTGGTGGAGATCTTAGTCGGCGGCACAACCACTCCACGGAGTGCCGCCTCAGCAGCATAGGTGATGGAGCCGGAGCTGCATCCATATGGCACGCAATTCTCCCCTCCGGTGGTGGAGATCGTAGGAGCTTCGATCATCTTAGGTTGGGGATTCACCATGAGCAGAAAGGTGAGGGCTCTTGGAATGTAGCGTTAGATGTACGTCCTGCCAGATGGTTGCATCGCTCGGACTCTGCTTGGCTGCTCTTTGGAGTCTGCTCTTGTCTTTCGTCGTCTTCGGATTGTTGCGGAGGGAATTTCGGGGTGGGCGTTGAGGAGAGTGTCTGTGTTGGTGATACAGATGAAATAAGGTTGGAATCGAATGAGAAGTGCTCTGTTGATTCTGATGGTTACAAGGTCACAG GGGTGCACGCTGATGGTCGATGCCTGTTTAGAGCTATATCTCATGGAGCTTGCTTGAGAAGTGGGGAAGAAGCTCCTGATGAAACACGTCAGAAAGAACTCGCTGATGACTTAAGAGCTCGA GTTGCAGATGAGCTGTTGAAGAGGCGAGAAGAAACTGAATG GttcattgaagaagattttGATTTGTATGTAAAAGGTATCCAGCAGCCAAATGCATGGGGGGGTGAACCTGAGTTGTTGATGGCTTCACATGTACTTAG GATACCAATATCTGTCTTTATGAGGGATAAGAGCTCAGGTCGTTTGATTAGCATTGCCAACTATGGTCAGGAATATGGGAAAGATTACCAGAGCCCTGTGAAGGTGTTGTTTCatcgctatggtcattatgatcTGTTGGAGACTTTCTAA
- the LOC122653497 gene encoding (+)-neomenthol dehydrogenase-like yields the protein MEATASLINSGLPNVVFHQLDVRDNASVNSLAEFVRTQFGRLDILVNNAAANGVIADVEGLKALKIDTETWLSGMAAYLVGGVIQQTYEKAEECLDTNYYGCKRVTESLVPLLNLSISGARIVNVSSLRGELKRISSEWIRNELGNIDTLTEEKLDELLQRFLQDFKQCAIEANGWSIMLPAYSISKATINAYTRILAQKYQKMCINCVHPGYVNTDLNWNTGPMTLEEGAKGPVMLALLPNGGPSGFYFDQTEMSEF from the exons ATGGAGGCCACAGCATCACTAATCAACTCTGGATTGCCAAATGTGGTTTTCCACCAGCTAGATGTTCGAGATAATGCCAGTGTGAATTCTTTAGCCGAATTTGTGCGAACCCAATTTGGGAGGCTTGATATCTTG GTAAATAATGCTGCTGCAAATGGAGTCATTGCTGATGTGGAAGGTCTGAAAGCTTTAAAAATTGATACTGAAACCTGG CTCTCTGGCATGGCAGCCTACTTGGTGGGAGGAGTAATTCAACAAACTTACGAAAAGGCAGAAGAATGCTTAGACACTAATTATTACGGCTGCAAAAGAGTCACAGAATCACTTGTCCCGCTTCTTAATCTTTCAATATCAGGAGCAAGGATTGTTAATGTGTCTTCCCTTAGGGGAGAGCTAAAG AGAATTTCGAGTGAATGGATAAGAAATGAGCTAGGGAACATTGACACACTAACAGAAGAGAAATTGGATGAATTACTACAAAGATTCTTACAGGATTTTAAGCAATGTGCAATTGAGGCTAATGGATGGTCCATTATGTTGCCTGCTTATAGCATCTCAAAAGCTACAATTAATGCATACACAAGGATTCTTGCTCAGAAGTACCAAAAAATGTGCATAAATTGTGTCCATCCAGGCTATGTCAACACCGATTTGAATTGGAATACAGGACCAATGACTCTGGAAGAGGGAGCTAAAGGTCCAGTCATGTTAGCTTTGCTACCAAATGGAGGCCCTTCAGGTTTCTATTTTGATCAGACAGAAATGTCAGAGTTCTGA